Proteins co-encoded in one Syntrophorhabdus sp. genomic window:
- a CDS encoding 4Fe-4S binding protein, with translation MLTGLNKITKDFQARSAAAQHRVLVCAGTGCLVNGSLKVYEAFVKALKESGLNAIVELKKEEEGVFVSRTGCQGFCQIGPLVTVLPENIFYTKVKPGDVAEIVETTIRKGDVVERLLYVEPDSQRVCRTKDEIPFYRKQHRFALSNCGAIDPESVEEYIASGGYRQAIRAYLEMSPEDICQLIFAAGLRGRGGGGFPTGRKWDVARRETNAKKYVICNGDEGDPGAFMDMGIMEGNPHSVIEGMIIAARAIEADEGYIYVRAEYPLAVKRLRKAIDDAYRVGLLGKNLFGTERAFNLNIMEGAGAFVCGEETALIASIEGKRGMPSPKPPFPSVSGLWGKPTVINNVETLSQVPLVLAAGPEGYRKMGTKGSPGTKTFALTGHVANSGLIEMPFGTTLREIIYGVAGGMTSDTGKAVSDGFKAVQIGGPSGGCLTRDHLDLPIDFDSLKTVGAMVGSGGLVVMNKNTCMVSVARFFMQFTQHESCGKCVLCREGTKQMLALLDDIIGGRATMETLDLLEDLAVAVQKGSLCGLGKTAPNPVLSTMKHFRDEYIAHVRDKRCPTGKCKALVRLTIDPELCKGCTLCAAKCPVGAISGEKGKPHVIDQSICRKCYICVEACKFKAIKGD, from the coding sequence ATGCTCACGGGGCTTAACAAGATAACCAAGGATTTTCAGGCCCGCTCGGCGGCCGCCCAACACCGCGTCCTCGTCTGCGCGGGAACGGGATGCCTGGTGAACGGGTCCCTCAAGGTGTACGAGGCCTTCGTGAAGGCCCTGAAGGAAAGCGGGCTCAACGCCATCGTCGAGCTCAAGAAGGAGGAAGAGGGCGTCTTCGTGTCGCGCACCGGCTGCCAGGGGTTCTGTCAGATAGGGCCTCTCGTCACCGTCCTTCCCGAGAACATATTCTACACGAAGGTGAAACCGGGCGACGTCGCCGAAATAGTGGAGACAACGATACGGAAGGGAGACGTCGTGGAGAGGCTTCTCTACGTCGAACCCGACTCGCAGAGGGTGTGCCGCACCAAGGACGAGATCCCCTTCTACCGGAAACAACACCGCTTCGCGCTTTCCAACTGCGGCGCCATCGACCCCGAGAGCGTAGAGGAATACATCGCGTCCGGCGGATACAGGCAGGCCATTCGCGCCTATCTCGAAATGAGCCCCGAGGACATCTGCCAGCTCATCTTCGCCGCGGGTCTGCGCGGACGGGGAGGCGGCGGCTTCCCCACGGGAAGGAAGTGGGATGTCGCCCGGCGCGAGACAAACGCAAAGAAGTACGTCATCTGCAATGGTGACGAGGGAGACCCTGGCGCCTTCATGGACATGGGCATCATGGAAGGCAATCCCCACAGCGTCATCGAGGGCATGATCATAGCCGCGCGGGCCATTGAGGCCGATGAAGGCTACATATACGTACGAGCCGAATACCCGCTCGCCGTCAAGCGCCTGCGCAAGGCCATAGACGATGCCTACCGCGTCGGCCTGCTCGGCAAGAACCTTTTCGGCACGGAACGCGCCTTCAACCTGAACATAATGGAGGGCGCCGGCGCCTTCGTCTGCGGAGAGGAAACGGCCCTCATCGCCTCCATCGAGGGGAAAAGGGGCATGCCCTCCCCGAAACCGCCCTTCCCTTCCGTCAGCGGCCTCTGGGGCAAGCCGACGGTGATCAACAATGTGGAGACCCTGTCGCAGGTGCCCCTGGTGCTTGCCGCCGGCCCCGAGGGGTACCGCAAGATGGGCACGAAGGGATCCCCGGGCACGAAGACCTTTGCCCTTACCGGCCACGTGGCGAATTCGGGCCTCATAGAGATGCCCTTCGGCACTACGCTGCGCGAGATCATCTACGGTGTCGCGGGAGGTATGACCTCCGATACGGGAAAGGCCGTGAGCGACGGCTTCAAGGCCGTGCAGATAGGTGGTCCCTCGGGGGGCTGCCTCACCCGTGACCATCTCGACCTTCCCATCGACTTCGATTCCCTGAAGACCGTCGGCGCCATGGTCGGCTCCGGCGGCCTCGTCGTCATGAACAAGAACACCTGCATGGTCAGCGTGGCACGCTTCTTCATGCAGTTCACACAGCACGAGTCCTGCGGCAAGTGCGTTCTCTGCCGTGAAGGGACGAAGCAAATGCTTGCCCTCCTCGACGATATCATAGGGGGACGGGCCACAATGGAGACGCTCGACCTTCTCGAGGACCTCGCGGTCGCCGTCCAGAAAGGCTCGCTCTGCGGGCTCGGCAAGACGGCACCCAACCCGGTCCTCTCGACGATGAAGCACTTCCGCGACGAGTACATCGCGCACGTGCGTGACAAGCGCTGCCCCACGGGAAAATGCAAGGCCCTGGTGAGGCTCACGATAGACCCGGAGTTATGCAAAGGCTGTACGCTCTGCGCGGCCAAGTGCCCCGTCGGCGCCATATCGGGAGAGAAAGGGAAACCCCATGTCATCGACCAGAGCATATGCAGAAAATGCTACATCTGCGTGGAAGCCTGCAAATTCAAGGCGATCAAAGGAGACTGA
- a CDS encoding redox-sensing transcriptional repressor Rex has protein sequence MADVEDRIDLPTKPIPEPTLRRLPLYYQYLKKVRDEQKGDFISCTQIGNDLSILPIQVRKDLGIAEAVGKPKLGYSIDELISIIEAFLGWNNTKDAYLVGVGHLGTALLGFERFKEYGLNIIAAFDIDKEKIGKTIHGVKVFHMGKLHNMVKRMGIKIGILTVPAPPAQELTNEMVRAGMQAIWNFSPVKVSVPPGIIVQHENLASSLVVLAKKLTLARQNQS, from the coding sequence ATGGCAGACGTGGAGGACAGGATAGATCTTCCAACCAAACCCATCCCGGAACCAACACTGAGGAGGCTCCCTCTCTATTACCAGTACCTGAAGAAAGTGCGTGATGAACAGAAGGGGGATTTCATCTCCTGCACGCAGATCGGGAACGACCTGAGCATACTTCCCATTCAGGTCCGCAAGGACCTGGGGATCGCCGAGGCCGTCGGGAAACCGAAGCTCGGCTACAGCATTGACGAGCTCATCTCGATCATAGAGGCCTTCCTTGGCTGGAACAACACGAAGGATGCCTATCTCGTCGGTGTCGGCCATCTCGGCACGGCGCTCCTCGGTTTCGAGAGGTTCAAGGAGTACGGTCTCAACATCATAGCCGCCTTCGATATCGACAAGGAAAAGATAGGGAAGACCATCCATGGGGTCAAGGTCTTTCACATGGGCAAGCTCCACAACATGGTGAAACGCATGGGCATCAAGATCGGGATCCTTACCGTTCCCGCACCCCCCGCCCAGGAACTGACGAATGAGATGGTCCGCGCCGGCATGCAGGCGATCTGGAACTTCTCGCCGGTGAAGGTGAGCGTCCCTCCCGGCATCATCGTCCAGCACGAGAACCTCGCCTCGTCTCTCGTGGTCCTGGCAAAGAAACTGACACTGGCAAGACAAAACCAATCGTAA
- a CDS encoding NAD(P)H-dependent oxidoreductase subunit E, with protein sequence METMRKFERVCEIIDNNQRNAARLIPILQAVQAEYRYLPEEILTFVATSLGISPARVFGVATFYSLFTLKPKGKYLIRVCNGTACHVKGSMGIYGAIVKKLGLAEGQDSTSDMLFTVETVNCLGACGLSPAMVINDEVFGQLTPQRVSDIIDEIILKEARNESDAHGA encoded by the coding sequence ATGGAGACAATGCGAAAATTCGAACGGGTTTGCGAGATCATCGACAACAACCAGCGAAACGCCGCGAGGCTCATACCCATTCTCCAGGCAGTGCAGGCGGAGTATCGTTACCTGCCGGAAGAGATACTGACCTTCGTGGCAACATCCCTCGGGATATCTCCCGCAAGGGTGTTCGGAGTGGCGACCTTCTACTCGCTCTTCACCCTGAAACCCAAGGGGAAGTACCTGATACGGGTCTGTAACGGGACGGCGTGCCACGTCAAGGGCTCGATGGGAATCTACGGAGCCATAGTGAAGAAGCTCGGCCTCGCCGAAGGCCAGGATTCCACGTCGGACATGCTCTTCACGGTGGAGACCGTCAATTGCCTCGGTGCCTGCGGTCTTTCGCCGGCCATGGTCATCAACGACGAGGTCTTTGGCCAGCTTACACCCCAGCGGGTATCGGACATTATCGACGAGATCATACTCAAGGAGGCGCGCAATGAATCTGATGCTCACGGGGCTTAA